One genomic region from Prochlorococcus marinus CUG1433 encodes:
- a CDS encoding AAA family ATPase, which produces MNSWCRNLELLIKSRTSLIWIRTKEEERLEKLLNFSCERLNIKRFICWDCVSGIKGLINEEGKFSNNPLGVLNWLKEQSYEVSTVLLLKDFHKFYDDPSINRTIKELSSELKKTSHNLIISSHLFPSSEELDELMTIVNLPLPDQEELKNLIKKIAISTNSNLEEQDLNELSIASSGLTEIKVKQVTAKALAQRGKISKEDIKDILEEKKQVIARSEILEFFEAKSSQDDIGGLNVLKVWLNQRYRAFSKEARDYGLPIPKGVLLVGAQGTGKSLTAKSISKSWSMPLLRLDVGRLFSSLVGSSEARTRETISRAEAMSPCILWIDEIDKGFGGDARSDGGTSQRVLASLLTWMAEKESAVFVIATANAIDKLPAELLRKGRFDEIFFLDLPNSEERSSILDLHLKKRRPSYSFPLSSIIDRTDGFSGAELEQAVIEGMHISFSENRELMEKDLIKAVSELVPLSRTAKEQIDFLKEWSSSGRARSAS; this is translated from the coding sequence ATGAATTCTTGGTGTAGAAATTTAGAATTACTCATAAAATCAAGAACTTCATTAATTTGGATCAGGACTAAAGAAGAGGAAAGATTAGAAAAACTACTTAATTTCTCTTGTGAAAGACTAAATATAAAAAGATTCATTTGCTGGGATTGTGTTAGCGGTATAAAAGGATTAATAAATGAAGAAGGTAAATTTTCTAATAATCCGTTAGGAGTGCTCAATTGGCTTAAAGAGCAAAGTTACGAAGTCTCTACGGTTTTATTATTAAAAGATTTCCACAAATTTTATGATGATCCATCTATCAATAGAACTATTAAAGAACTATCTTCAGAACTTAAGAAAACTAGTCATAATTTAATCATTAGTTCTCATTTATTTCCATCATCAGAAGAGCTGGATGAATTAATGACAATTGTAAATCTACCTTTGCCTGATCAAGAAGAATTGAAAAATCTAATAAAAAAAATTGCTATTAGTACCAATTCAAATCTTGAGGAACAAGACTTAAACGAACTTTCTATAGCCTCAAGTGGACTTACCGAAATAAAAGTAAAGCAAGTCACTGCAAAGGCCCTTGCTCAAAGAGGAAAAATTAGTAAAGAAGATATTAAAGATATTCTTGAAGAGAAAAAACAAGTGATCGCAAGGAGTGAAATTTTAGAATTTTTCGAGGCTAAATCAAGTCAAGATGATATTGGTGGTTTAAATGTTTTAAAAGTTTGGCTTAATCAAAGATACAGGGCCTTTTCTAAAGAAGCTAGAGATTATGGATTACCTATTCCCAAAGGAGTCTTACTCGTCGGGGCGCAAGGAACGGGAAAATCGCTTACCGCAAAATCAATTTCTAAGAGTTGGTCAATGCCGCTACTCAGGTTAGATGTTGGGAGACTGTTTTCTAGTCTCGTTGGTTCAAGCGAAGCAAGAACTAGAGAAACAATTTCAAGAGCTGAGGCCATGTCTCCTTGTATCCTCTGGATAGATGAAATTGATAAAGGATTTGGTGGCGATGCCAGAAGCGATGGAGGAACAAGTCAGAGGGTTTTGGCAAGTTTGCTAACTTGGATGGCTGAAAAAGAATCTGCCGTATTTGTCATTGCTACCGCTAATGCTATAGATAAGCTTCCTGCTGAATTGTTAAGGAAAGGTAGGTTTGATGAGATATTTTTTCTTGATTTGCCAAATTCCGAAGAAAGATCAAGTATTCTTGATTTGCACCTAAAAAAAAGAAGACCAAGTTACAGTTTTCCTCTATCTTCTATAATCGATAGAACAGATGGATTCTCAGGGGCAGAACTTGAACAAGCAGTAATAGAGGGAATGCATATTTCATTCTCTGAAAATAGAGAACTTATGGAGAAAGATTTAATAAAGGCAGTTTCTGAATTAGTTCCTTTATCAAGAACTGCTAAAGAGCAAATTGATTTCCTAAAAGAATGGTCTTCCTCAGGACGGGCCCGCTCTGCATCGTGA